One genomic segment of Methanothermobacter wolfeii includes these proteins:
- a CDS encoding UbiA family prenyltransferase: MNPYLEILRPVNALMAVITIILMALIAGSSDPSVIVASAVVFIATGAGNAVNDYFDHEIDAVNRPSRPIPSGRISRRAAGIYSAALFFTASLLGLYLGTIPGLIVVSSSLLMVYYAWSLKKKCLVGNVTISFLTGLSFVFGGVVVGEVATSIYLGFYAFLMTMAREIVKDMEDVRGDRLNGASTLPIKYGMRVSGILAAVFMFSASLTSPVLYFMGIFSALYLPVLMAAIAVFLRAALMILREQDVETASRVSRLIKTGMAVTFMAFAAGSRTLTGILMGLI, from the coding sequence TTGAACCCGTACCTTGAGATACTCAGACCAGTAAACGCCCTTATGGCGGTTATAACCATAATACTCATGGCACTCATCGCAGGCAGCTCTGACCCATCAGTCATTGTTGCATCGGCCGTTGTGTTCATCGCAACAGGGGCAGGTAATGCCGTTAACGACTACTTTGACCATGAAATAGACGCTGTGAACAGGCCATCCCGCCCAATACCATCAGGGAGGATTAGCCGGAGGGCTGCAGGGATCTACTCCGCCGCCCTATTTTTTACAGCCTCCCTCCTGGGCCTTTACCTGGGCACCATCCCGGGCCTCATAGTGGTTTCAAGTTCACTCCTCATGGTCTACTATGCATGGAGCCTCAAGAAGAAGTGCCTTGTGGGTAATGTCACAATATCATTCCTGACCGGCCTCAGCTTTGTCTTTGGTGGCGTGGTTGTGGGTGAGGTTGCCACATCCATTTACCTCGGTTTCTACGCCTTCCTCATGACCATGGCAAGGGAGATAGTTAAGGACATGGAGGATGTCCGGGGCGACAGGCTTAACGGGGCATCAACCCTCCCCATAAAATATGGGATGAGGGTTTCAGGCATCCTTGCAGCTGTATTCATGTTCTCAGCCAGCCTAACAAGTCCGGTACTCTATTTCATGGGCATATTCTCTGCACTCTACCTTCCGGTCCTCATGGCTGCAATAGCAGTGTTCCTCAGGGCTGCCCTGATGATCCTGAGGGAACAGGATGTTGAAACGGCCTCCAGGGTGTCCCGGCTGATAAAGACCGGCATGGCGGTGACCTTCA
- a CDS encoding diacylglycerol/polyprenol kinase family protein — protein MKYFIVSMNGSDVLGLLMVYVYVAVLLLVSERLPEDKPNLSRKFIHIMVGNILFILPLFQSRFVITFLAAAPFIVLTFLISPYSPLKIKHRASSYGHGLGLVYYSISWTLMAYIFFDRPWITGIGIAAMSYGDGFASLTGQRFGKTTYSVLGDRKSLEGSLGMFLVLLVTIPLVLIYYSQRPNPIIILLVALTATLLEGLTPKGLDNLTACFGAVAAYLLTTGVGL, from the coding sequence GTGAAATACTTCATAGTCTCTATGAACGGCAGTGATGTTCTTGGACTTCTAATGGTATATGTGTATGTTGCAGTTTTATTACTTGTGTCTGAGAGGTTACCTGAGGATAAACCAAATCTAAGCCGTAAATTCATACATATAATGGTGGGTAACATCCTTTTTATACTTCCCCTCTTTCAGAGCCGATTTGTAATCACATTCCTTGCAGCAGCCCCCTTCATAGTCCTCACCTTCCTTATAAGTCCCTACTCTCCCCTTAAGATAAAGCATCGCGCCTCATCCTACGGCCATGGCCTTGGCCTTGTATACTACTCCATATCCTGGACCCTAATGGCGTATATCTTCTTTGACAGGCCGTGGATCACCGGGATAGGTATAGCTGCAATGTCCTATGGTGATGGATTCGCGAGCCTCACAGGCCAGCGCTTCGGTAAAACCACCTACAGTGTGCTCGGTGACAGGAAGAGCCTTGAGGGGTCCCTGGGGATGTTCCTGGTCCTCCTGGTCACCATCCCCCTGGTACTCATATACTACTCCCAGAGGCCCAACCCCATCATCATCCTCCTGGTTGCCCTTACAGCAACCCTCCTTGAGGGGCTGACACCTAAGGGGCTTGATAACCTG